The Nitratidesulfovibrio sp. SRB-5 genome includes a window with the following:
- a CDS encoding rhodanese-like domain-containing protein, which translates to MSMKKLVAPLVLLAALGLAGCNNPFAGPSEVDLEAKAVKLARDTAKGGYELLTVAELKKWQDDGKDMLIVDTMPFEDSYKKNHIPNAVQFLFPIPDMPEWKMTETGDKSEQDFEKLLGPDKDRPLVFYCGFVKCTRSHNGAVWAKKLGYTKVYRLPGGIVAWKEAQYPVKTVN; encoded by the coding sequence ATGTCCATGAAGAAGCTGGTTGCCCCGTTGGTGCTGCTTGCCGCGCTCGGCCTTGCCGGGTGCAACAATCCGTTTGCCGGGCCGTCCGAGGTGGACCTGGAGGCCAAGGCCGTGAAGCTGGCGCGCGACACCGCCAAGGGCGGCTACGAGCTGCTTACCGTGGCGGAACTGAAGAAGTGGCAGGACGATGGCAAGGACATGCTCATCGTGGACACCATGCCCTTCGAGGATTCGTACAAGAAGAACCACATTCCCAATGCGGTGCAGTTCCTGTTCCCCATCCCGGACATGCCGGAATGGAAGATGACCGAGACCGGCGACAAGAGCGAGCAGGACTTCGAAAAGCTGCTCGGCCCGGACAAGGACCGCCCGCTGGTGTTCTACTGCGGCTTCGTCAAGTGCACCCGTTCGCACAACGGCGCGGTGTGGGCCAAGAAGCTGGGCTACACCAAGGTGTACCGCCTGCCCGGCGGCATCGTGGCCTGGAAGGAAGCCCAGTACCCCGTGAAGACCGTCAACTAG
- a CDS encoding C-GCAxxG-C-C family protein: MKTGVPPHADMDGASRAGCPDACGLACGNAGEGCGGGAGCGDGAVDGRAEPGAGACGAPRPPVDGCLPARTGQRDDAFDPVVEAIRCRAENLFDTRQLLCAEAVLHAVAETLGGPLSPDQAAALGTPFCQGMGGAGCTCGALSGAVAAVGLYRGRPERGAGGAKGRALARRMHDAFRDDCGATCCRVLIRHVRHDKTAHFAQCRALTGKGAVLAARELLAEGVRPRDGALPLPSDTGLTLWRNRLRALLRLPFRRRG, encoded by the coding sequence ATGAAGACAGGCGTTCCCCCCCATGCCGACATGGATGGCGCATCCCGCGCCGGTTGTCCGGATGCGTGCGGCCTTGCCTGCGGCAACGCGGGCGAAGGCTGCGGAGGCGGTGCCGGGTGCGGGGACGGCGCTGTCGATGGCCGTGCCGAACCCGGCGCTGGAGCGTGCGGTGCCCCCCGGCCCCCGGTGGACGGCTGTTTACCGGCGCGGACTGGCCAGCGGGATGATGCCTTCGATCCCGTTGTCGAGGCCATCCGGTGCCGGGCCGAGAACCTGTTCGATACCCGCCAGCTGCTGTGCGCGGAGGCCGTGCTGCATGCCGTGGCCGAAACGCTGGGCGGGCCCCTTTCGCCGGACCAGGCTGCCGCGCTGGGCACGCCGTTCTGCCAGGGCATGGGCGGCGCGGGCTGCACTTGCGGCGCGTTGAGCGGCGCCGTGGCCGCCGTGGGGCTGTACCGTGGCCGTCCGGAGCGGGGCGCGGGCGGCGCGAAAGGGCGCGCCCTGGCCCGGCGGATGCACGACGCCTTTCGCGACGACTGCGGGGCCACCTGCTGCCGGGTGCTCATCCGCCACGTGCGGCATGACAAGACGGCCCACTTTGCCCAATGCCGCGCCCTGACCGGCAAGGGGGCCGTGCTGGCCGCCCGCGAACTGCTGGCCGAGGGGGTGCGCCCCCGCGACGGGGCACTGCCCCTTCCGTCGGACACCGGTCTGACCCTGTGGCGCAACCGCCTGCGGGCGCTGCTGCGCCTGCCCTTCCGCCGCCGGGGCTGA
- a CDS encoding quinone oxidoreductase family protein codes for MTASSGTSKAIFFHETGGPEVLRWEDHHPGTPGPGEALVRHGAVGLNFIDVYHRTGLYPLPSLPAIPGMEGAGTVEAVGDGVTEMTGVRPGDRVAYAGNPVGAYAERRLIPAHRLVALPGDIDFVTAAGMMLRGMTARYLLYGCYPVTEGTTMLVHAAAGGVGSLVVPWARHLGAMVIGTAGDEAKAERARANGCQHVILYRQEDVAARVRELTDGRGVDVVYDSVGQATFMASLDCLRPMGTMVSFGQSSGSVEPFNPGLLAAKGSLFLTRPSLMHYTAKRDDLLAHARDLFDVVRAGIVQVQVNQTFPLAQAADAHRALESRRTTGSTVLLV; via the coding sequence ATGACCGCATCGTCCGGAACATCCAAGGCCATCTTCTTTCATGAAACCGGCGGGCCGGAGGTGCTGCGCTGGGAAGACCACCACCCCGGCACGCCCGGCCCCGGCGAAGCCCTGGTGCGCCATGGTGCCGTGGGGCTCAACTTCATCGACGTGTACCACCGCACCGGGCTGTACCCGCTGCCCTCGCTGCCCGCCATCCCCGGCATGGAGGGCGCGGGCACCGTGGAGGCCGTGGGCGACGGCGTGACCGAGATGACCGGGGTGCGCCCCGGCGACCGGGTGGCCTACGCGGGCAATCCGGTGGGGGCCTATGCCGAACGCCGCCTGATTCCCGCCCACCGGCTGGTGGCGCTGCCGGGCGACATCGACTTCGTCACGGCGGCGGGCATGATGCTGCGCGGCATGACCGCGCGCTACCTGCTGTACGGCTGCTACCCGGTGACGGAGGGCACCACCATGCTGGTGCATGCGGCGGCGGGGGGCGTGGGGTCGCTGGTGGTGCCGTGGGCGCGGCATCTGGGGGCCATGGTCATCGGCACGGCGGGCGACGAGGCCAAGGCCGAGCGCGCGCGGGCCAACGGCTGCCAGCACGTCATCCTGTACCGGCAGGAGGACGTTGCGGCCAGGGTGCGCGAACTCACCGACGGGCGCGGCGTGGACGTGGTGTACGATTCGGTGGGGCAGGCCACGTTCATGGCCTCGCTGGACTGCCTGCGGCCCATGGGCACCATGGTTTCGTTCGGGCAGTCGTCCGGCAGCGTGGAGCCGTTCAACCCCGGCCTGCTGGCGGCCAAGGGCTCGCTGTTCCTCACCCGGCCCAGCCTGATGCACTACACGGCAAAGCGGGACGACCTGCTGGCCCATGCCCGCGACCTGTTCGACGTGGTGCGCGCGGGCATCGTGCAGGTGCAGGTGAACCAGACCTTCCCGCTGGCGCAGGCCGCCGACGCGCACCGCGCGCTGGAATCGCGCCGGACCACCGGGTCCACGGTGCTGCTGGTGTAG
- a CDS encoding diaminopimelate epimerase, whose translation MFIQPILAMHHQSALRFHKFSPGGNTTILVTDPVPAPLRAAVAAELMGEHHVHAEQVGFVTLAGAYPRIDMMGGEFCGNACRSLAALLALKRVLHVGPGGLMSGAIASSGVSGTLPVRVVQTPHGPDAAVRMPLPAFAFASATRPASAEGAEPHALAGSAEAAVTVPKRADQDGAAFQLVQPLAEGLELVRLPGIVHLLLDASVHPFPDDWQAQARVLIARHGLEDEPAAGCIWHHGPLAAPSITPVVRVRDTDSILLESACGSGSLAYGLHRAAATGGETALAVRQPSGATIRVSVSRRDGLTPEAWIGGTVRHVASGTAYLYGDQHA comes from the coding sequence TTGTTCATTCAACCCATTCTCGCCATGCACCACCAGAGCGCCCTGCGCTTCCACAAGTTCAGCCCCGGCGGCAACACCACCATTCTCGTCACCGATCCGGTGCCCGCGCCCCTGCGCGCCGCCGTGGCGGCGGAACTGATGGGAGAGCACCACGTGCACGCCGAGCAGGTGGGCTTTGTCACGCTGGCTGGCGCATACCCGCGTATCGACATGATGGGCGGCGAATTCTGCGGCAACGCCTGTCGCTCGCTGGCCGCGCTGCTGGCGCTGAAGCGCGTGCTGCATGTCGGGCCCGGCGGGCTCATGTCCGGGGCCATTGCCAGTTCCGGCGTATCCGGCACCCTGCCGGTACGGGTGGTGCAGACCCCGCACGGCCCGGATGCCGCCGTGCGCATGCCCCTGCCGGCCTTCGCCTTCGCCTCCGCCACGCGCCCCGCGTCGGCAGAGGGGGCGGAGCCCCATGCATTGGCAGGATCGGCGGAGGCGGCGGTAACGGTTCCGAAACGGGCGGATCAGGACGGCGCGGCGTTCCAACTGGTGCAGCCGCTGGCCGAAGGACTGGAACTGGTGCGCTTGCCGGGCATCGTCCACCTGCTTCTGGACGCCTCCGTGCACCCCTTCCCCGACGACTGGCAGGCCCAGGCCCGCGTGCTCATTGCCCGCCACGGTCTGGAGGACGAACCCGCGGCCGGTTGCATCTGGCACCACGGCCCCCTGGCGGCCCCCTCCATCACCCCTGTGGTCCGGGTGCGCGACACCGACAGCATCCTTCTCGAATCCGCCTGCGGATCCGGCTCGCTGGCCTACGGCCTGCACCGGGCCGCCGCGACCGGCGGCGAGACGGCACTGGCGGTGCGCCAGCCCAGCGGCGCCACCATTCGCGTTTCGGTCAGCCGCCGCGACGGCCTGACACCAGAGGCATGGATAGGCGGCACGGTGCGCCACGTGGCCAGCGGCACCGCCTACCTGTACGGCGACCAGCACGCCTAG